The Caulifigura coniformis genome includes a region encoding these proteins:
- a CDS encoding ThiF family adenylyltransferase — MAADFDARYRKQTLFAPIGEEGQALLHKGRALVVGCGALGSIISETLVRAGVGLVRIVDRDFVELSNLQRQVLFDERDVAERIPKAVAASRKLAAINSGVQIEPVVADVRADNVLELVEGIDVIVDGTDNFETRLLVNDASLELGIPWVNGGCVGAHGQVMTILPGKTPCFRCLVEDVPEPGSSETCDTAGVIGPAVNIVASLECVDALKILVGKSAEIEQVLTVVDVWEGTFRRLKIGDLRTKGRCPACQKGERAWLRGERASQTAILCGRNAVQVSPAERRELDLAQTAERLKTHGDVQVNPYLIRVRLREPECELTLFRDGRAIVQGTEDAGLARSLYSRYVGA, encoded by the coding sequence ATGGCAGCGGACTTTGACGCGCGGTATCGGAAGCAGACGCTGTTCGCCCCGATCGGCGAAGAGGGGCAGGCCCTTCTCCACAAGGGTCGGGCACTCGTCGTCGGCTGCGGAGCCCTGGGGTCGATCATCTCCGAAACGCTGGTGCGGGCCGGAGTGGGGCTGGTGCGGATCGTCGACCGTGACTTCGTCGAGCTTTCGAACCTGCAGCGACAGGTGCTCTTCGACGAACGGGACGTCGCCGAGCGGATCCCCAAGGCGGTGGCGGCCAGCCGGAAGCTCGCGGCGATCAACAGTGGCGTCCAGATCGAGCCGGTCGTCGCCGACGTGCGGGCGGACAACGTCCTGGAACTCGTCGAGGGAATCGACGTCATTGTCGACGGGACTGATAACTTTGAAACCCGGCTGCTCGTTAACGATGCGTCGCTGGAACTCGGAATTCCCTGGGTGAACGGGGGCTGCGTCGGCGCGCACGGGCAGGTGATGACCATTCTCCCCGGGAAAACCCCTTGCTTCCGGTGCCTGGTCGAGGATGTCCCCGAGCCCGGAAGCAGCGAAACGTGCGACACCGCGGGGGTGATCGGGCCGGCCGTGAACATCGTGGCGTCGCTGGAATGCGTGGACGCACTGAAGATCCTGGTCGGGAAGTCGGCGGAGATTGAGCAGGTTCTCACCGTCGTCGACGTCTGGGAGGGGACGTTCCGGCGACTGAAGATCGGCGACCTGCGGACCAAAGGACGCTGTCCGGCCTGCCAGAAAGGGGAACGGGCGTGGCTGCGCGGCGAACGGGCCTCCCAGACGGCCATCCTCTGCGGCCGGAATGCGGTGCAGGTTTCGCCCGCAGAACGTCGGGAACTCGACCTGGCCCAGACGGCGGAACGGCTCAAGACGCACGGCGACGTGCAGGTCAATCCTTACCTGATTCGGGTCAGACTGCGGGAACCTGAGTGCGAACTGACGCTGTTTCGCGACGGACGGGCGATCGTTCAGGGAACGGAGGACGCAGGACTCGCGCGGAGCCTGTACTCGCGGTACGTGGGGGCCTGA
- the hisN gene encoding histidinol-phosphatase has protein sequence MSNPIADRLQFALETSARAAELILSYYHLGDIPVELKADQTPVTAADQGAEQLMRAEILKAFPQDGVLGEEFGETPGTSGYRWILDPVDGTKSFISGVPLFGTLVGVEHNGEPIIGLSRFPALNEVVYASKGQGAWRKIGDAEPEKARVRNTARLEDGLFTFTSVGTWDLIGKLDAFTRLCQTARLTRGWGDCYGHCLVATGRADVHVDPIMSLWDAAALLPILTEAGGLFLNWNGESTTAGGNGISTTPALRNQVLDVLHGRIEPTTRGRD, from the coding sequence ATGTCCAATCCGATTGCCGACCGCCTGCAGTTCGCCCTGGAAACCTCCGCCCGCGCGGCCGAACTGATCCTGTCGTACTACCACCTCGGCGACATTCCGGTTGAACTCAAAGCCGACCAGACCCCGGTCACCGCGGCCGATCAGGGGGCCGAGCAGCTCATGCGGGCCGAAATCCTCAAGGCGTTTCCCCAGGACGGGGTCCTCGGCGAGGAATTTGGAGAAACGCCCGGGACCTCCGGCTATCGCTGGATTCTCGATCCGGTCGACGGCACGAAGTCATTCATCTCAGGAGTGCCTCTCTTCGGGACTCTTGTCGGGGTCGAACACAACGGCGAGCCGATCATCGGCCTTTCCCGTTTCCCGGCCCTGAATGAGGTGGTCTATGCCTCCAAGGGGCAGGGGGCCTGGCGCAAGATCGGCGATGCCGAGCCCGAGAAGGCCCGGGTGCGCAACACGGCCCGGCTCGAGGACGGCCTGTTCACGTTCACCTCCGTGGGGACCTGGGACCTGATCGGGAAGCTGGATGCGTTCACGCGTCTGTGCCAGACGGCCCGCCTGACTCGTGGCTGGGGCGACTGTTATGGCCACTGCCTGGTTGCCACCGGCCGGGCGGATGTTCACGTCGACCCGATCATGAGCCTGTGGGACGCCGCGGCCCTGCTGCCGATCCTCACGGAGGCGGGAGGCCTGTTCCTGAACTGGAACGGAGAATCGACGACCGCTGGCGGGAACGGCATCTCGACGACGCCGGCTCTCAGGAATCAGGTGCTCGACGTGCTTCACGGACGGATCGAGCCCACCACCCGCGGCCGCGATTGA
- a CDS encoding dicarboxylate/amino acid:cation symporter, with the protein MLRALAQPLISVFQWPLYLRILMGVVVGAAMGAIFRNEPILFGWTNSDSGVVAGFYVQVLTAMATPLIFFAIVDAFVRTNITGGQGLKMFVICATNIAAAFLIGLTIINVWHPGEAWSETLKAAESRAEMSAGTAAPALPATPRDVSLAPLDILRSFVPKSIAQPFLENMVLTVAVLAMLIGAARRKLTRTDDPELAAALTSFDHVIIALYQIVLRLLLWMIELAPFAICLSVAGVIGTTGLKTFAVVGVFMATIMAGLGFHSLVYYPLSVWLMAGLSPRRFFREGGGAILTGLSLNSSLATAPLTLEALARLGVSDSSARLSACVGTNFNNDGVTLYEAMTALFIAQALGLDLSLGHQITILLAALVGSMGIAGIPNSGLIILALVLKAARLPDAAIQLAIPIAYSIDFVLARLRSAVNVMGDLQVAILLDVAHRGEIGDSAESAA; encoded by the coding sequence ATGCTCCGAGCTCTCGCCCAGCCGCTGATCTCTGTCTTCCAGTGGCCGCTCTATCTGCGAATCCTGATGGGCGTCGTCGTCGGTGCGGCCATGGGGGCCATCTTCCGGAATGAGCCGATTCTCTTCGGATGGACCAATTCCGATTCCGGAGTCGTCGCCGGCTTTTATGTGCAGGTGCTGACGGCGATGGCGACGCCGCTGATCTTCTTCGCGATCGTGGATGCGTTCGTCCGCACGAACATCACGGGCGGACAGGGGCTGAAAATGTTCGTCATCTGCGCAACGAACATTGCGGCCGCGTTTCTCATCGGGCTCACGATCATCAACGTGTGGCACCCCGGCGAGGCCTGGTCCGAAACGCTCAAGGCCGCGGAATCCCGGGCCGAAATGTCTGCGGGCACTGCCGCTCCCGCGCTGCCAGCGACGCCGCGCGACGTGTCGCTCGCGCCGCTCGACATCCTTCGCTCCTTCGTCCCCAAAAGCATCGCCCAGCCCTTTCTGGAGAACATGGTCCTCACGGTCGCCGTGCTGGCGATGCTGATCGGGGCCGCGCGTCGGAAGCTCACGCGCACGGACGACCCCGAACTGGCGGCGGCTCTCACGTCGTTCGACCACGTCATCATCGCGCTGTACCAGATCGTCCTGCGGCTCCTGCTGTGGATGATCGAACTGGCCCCCTTTGCGATTTGTCTGTCGGTCGCCGGCGTGATCGGGACAACGGGACTGAAAACGTTCGCGGTCGTCGGCGTCTTCATGGCGACGATCATGGCCGGCCTCGGTTTTCATTCGCTCGTCTATTACCCGCTGAGCGTCTGGCTCATGGCAGGCCTGTCGCCCCGGCGTTTCTTCCGGGAGGGAGGCGGCGCCATCCTGACCGGTCTGTCACTGAACAGCAGCCTGGCGACGGCCCCGCTGACGCTTGAGGCCCTCGCGCGGCTTGGGGTCAGCGATTCGTCGGCCCGCCTGTCCGCCTGCGTCGGCACCAATTTCAACAACGACGGCGTCACCCTGTATGAGGCGATGACCGCCCTGTTCATTGCGCAGGCCCTCGGGCTCGATCTGAGCCTGGGGCATCAGATCACGATTCTGCTCGCCGCTCTCGTCGGCAGCATGGGAATCGCCGGGATTCCCAATTCCGGTCTCATCATCCTGGCGCTCGTCCTGAAAGCGGCCCGGCTCCCTGACGCCGCGATCCAGCTCGCGATTCCGATTGCGTACAGCATCGACTTCGTCCTGGCGCGTCTGCGATCGGCCGTGAACGTCATGGGAGACCTGCAGGTGGCGATCCTGCTGGACGTGGCGCATCGCGGCGAAATCGGCGACTCGGCAGAGTCGGCCGCGTAG
- a CDS encoding cadherin repeat domain-containing protein: MGFSSWGRLLGGLRHSMNLGGTPRRRRVGSSITTEPLALETRLLPAATPIGAPVLVDAPADGDVNTVERDNQSIAADAAGNFVVTWHQETSDGINVMARRFHADGTPAGEAFVVNTSSVSDQRLPAVAMNASGSFVIVWESGDDGPRRDIFARRYDADGTALGSEFRVHADVDDLRLNPEVALSEDGSFAITWARHDLPSSNIDLFVRRYDSTGVPLGNELEVVSDVNQQSPEIASTPDGGYILVWADLFQLHGQRFDADGEEIGGRFAIGTTNFAESPAIAVDTDGGFLVAWQGTTEFTFDYKHIYAQRFTAEGVADGDQFLVNSNPTVNREWAPAVAVTVDGNFVISWTGENPHFSYRDVFARTFNADGVPLEDAFRVNPASAGDQRFGYVAMTPTGDFVVNWADGAEGDLYVQRYVLNFAPSDIVLSSNSIPENSPAGSVVGALSATDLGLGDTFVFELVSGDGDTGNGAFEIVGSELRTTASFDYESQSNYSIRVRATDLAGATVEKVLTVDVANVAETPEITLSNNSVDENLPRKTVVGVLGLTDAPDGPLKFRLVRGEGASGNGRFRISGNQLVTKSRLDAEQQSSYTVRIQVTDAQGNVTVQVFEIEVGDVNEPVTRLKFERASFAENMPAGTVAGTLQAIDPDADDSWTYELVSGTGDGDNDLFTIVGDEIQTAAELDYETKSHYSVRVRVTDSEGESVEKRLTIRIANVNEQPTAIALSNSTAGVNQKAGTVIGQLSVLDPDRNERFQFSLVPGAADNSLFQVQGRNLKTNVMFDAPAIFPVRLRVTDKDGLWFEDDFSITVE; the protein is encoded by the coding sequence ATGGGTTTCTCTTCCTGGGGGCGGTTGTTGGGTGGGCTTCGTCACTCGATGAACCTGGGAGGAACGCCTCGGCGTCGGCGCGTCGGCTCTTCGATCACGACGGAGCCGCTGGCTCTCGAAACCCGCCTCTTGCCCGCCGCCACTCCCATCGGCGCGCCAGTGCTCGTTGATGCGCCAGCCGATGGCGACGTCAATACGGTGGAGCGGGATAACCAGTCGATCGCTGCCGACGCGGCCGGCAACTTCGTCGTCACCTGGCATCAGGAGACGTCCGACGGAATCAACGTGATGGCACGGCGGTTCCATGCGGATGGAACTCCCGCCGGTGAGGCCTTCGTGGTCAACACCTCCTCGGTCAGCGACCAGAGGCTGCCGGCCGTGGCGATGAACGCATCGGGAAGTTTCGTGATCGTCTGGGAGTCGGGTGACGATGGGCCCCGACGCGATATTTTCGCGCGGCGTTACGACGCTGATGGGACGGCTTTGGGAAGTGAGTTCCGTGTCCATGCTGACGTCGACGATCTGCGTCTGAATCCGGAAGTGGCCCTCAGCGAGGATGGCTCCTTCGCGATCACCTGGGCGCGTCACGACCTGCCGTCGAGCAATATTGATCTGTTTGTTCGCCGCTACGATTCGACCGGCGTGCCCCTGGGCAATGAACTCGAAGTCGTCAGTGACGTGAACCAGCAGAGCCCCGAGATCGCCAGCACGCCTGATGGCGGCTACATCCTCGTATGGGCCGATCTCTTCCAGCTGCATGGGCAGCGTTTTGACGCCGACGGTGAGGAGATCGGAGGCCGATTCGCGATCGGCACGACGAACTTTGCCGAGTCCCCGGCGATCGCGGTCGATACGGACGGAGGATTCCTTGTCGCCTGGCAGGGAACGACAGAGTTCACCTTCGACTACAAGCACATCTATGCGCAGCGTTTCACGGCCGAGGGAGTCGCTGACGGCGACCAGTTCCTGGTGAACTCCAACCCCACCGTGAACCGCGAGTGGGCGCCGGCGGTGGCGGTGACGGTCGATGGGAACTTCGTCATCTCATGGACCGGAGAGAATCCGCACTTCAGCTACCGCGACGTGTTCGCACGCACGTTCAACGCGGACGGCGTTCCACTCGAAGATGCCTTCCGCGTCAATCCGGCGTCCGCCGGAGACCAGCGGTTTGGCTACGTCGCGATGACTCCCACCGGCGATTTCGTCGTCAATTGGGCCGACGGCGCCGAGGGGGACCTGTATGTTCAGCGTTACGTGCTGAACTTCGCACCGTCCGACATCGTCCTTTCGTCGAACTCGATCCCGGAAAACTCGCCGGCCGGTTCGGTCGTGGGGGCTTTGTCAGCGACTGATCTTGGGCTGGGCGACACGTTCGTCTTCGAACTGGTGTCGGGCGATGGAGACACCGGCAACGGAGCCTTCGAGATTGTCGGCAGCGAACTGAGGACAACGGCCTCCTTCGATTACGAAAGTCAGTCGAACTACTCCATCCGCGTCCGTGCCACCGACCTGGCCGGGGCAACAGTCGAGAAGGTGCTCACGGTTGATGTCGCGAACGTTGCGGAGACGCCGGAGATCACCCTCAGCAACAATTCCGTCGACGAGAATCTTCCCAGGAAGACGGTGGTGGGAGTTCTCGGCCTCACCGATGCGCCCGACGGCCCGCTGAAGTTCCGGCTCGTCCGCGGCGAGGGGGCCAGCGGAAACGGTCGTTTCCGAATCTCCGGCAATCAGCTGGTCACGAAGTCCCGCCTCGACGCGGAACAACAGTCGAGTTACACCGTGCGGATCCAGGTGACCGATGCACAGGGCAACGTCACGGTTCAGGTCTTCGAGATCGAAGTCGGCGACGTCAATGAGCCCGTCACGCGATTGAAGTTCGAGCGGGCTTCCTTCGCTGAGAACATGCCTGCCGGAACCGTGGCCGGCACGCTGCAGGCGATCGACCCGGACGCCGATGACAGCTGGACCTACGAACTGGTTTCCGGAACCGGCGATGGTGACAACGACCTGTTTACGATCGTTGGAGACGAGATCCAGACCGCGGCGGAGCTCGATTACGAAACGAAGTCGCACTACTCCGTGCGGGTTCGAGTGACCGATTCGGAAGGTGAGTCAGTCGAGAAACGGCTGACGATCCGAATCGCGAACGTCAACGAGCAGCCGACTGCGATCGCGCTGTCGAACTCCACCGCCGGGGTGAACCAGAAGGCTGGAACGGTCATCGGCCAGTTGTCTGTACTCGATCCGGATCGGAACGAGCGATTTCAGTTCAGTCTTGTCCCGGGCGCCGCTGACAATTCGCTGTTCCAGGTGCAGGGCAGGAACCTGAAGACGAACGTGATGTTCGACGCCCCGGCAATCTTCCCCGTACGCCTGCGTGTGACCGACAAAGACGGCCTGTGGTTCGAAGACGACTTCTCGATCACGGTCGAATAG
- a CDS encoding zinc metalloprotease, producing MATPIKGDWITGLIANAAAPTATKRDVARNLAVEMTCLINNGWTAFDSYLILKDGSQNHTLTLILNVHLNPILPSGIPRQMRLPFFDFDNVMWLIRPWTRTEWTRFVQNFKREAARWTNRFWLVPPASYTGLDVKIGATSVRPNVYCHLYINVVEDAANAHTSISVVNLDKDFAKTSMGFSEQDLKDGQFRSHSTLYGNYDALPDANTSTTDIHGTVTNVTNFSTVAHEIGHSLGLPHIGVSHKDPLCSLAVLMDDTLPAASKSTLPALFNGGSNSNACYGHLALPERGANIMGGGTTFEASNAAPWAARMALHTATTATDWSVETKLSAATPKPV from the coding sequence ATGGCAACGCCAATCAAAGGGGACTGGATCACCGGACTGATCGCGAACGCGGCTGCGCCCACGGCCACGAAACGCGATGTCGCCCGCAACCTCGCCGTCGAAATGACCTGCCTCATCAACAATGGCTGGACGGCTTTCGATTCCTATCTGATTCTCAAGGACGGCTCTCAAAACCATACCCTGACGCTGATCCTGAACGTTCATCTCAACCCCATCCTTCCCTCAGGCATCCCACGGCAGATGCGGCTGCCATTCTTCGACTTCGACAACGTGATGTGGCTCATCCGCCCGTGGACCCGCACCGAATGGACGCGTTTCGTCCAGAACTTCAAACGCGAAGCGGCCCGGTGGACGAACCGGTTCTGGCTCGTTCCTCCGGCGTCGTATACGGGCCTCGACGTGAAAATAGGGGCCACGAGCGTGCGGCCAAACGTCTATTGCCACCTGTATATCAACGTCGTCGAGGACGCCGCGAACGCCCACACCTCCATCAGCGTTGTGAATCTCGATAAGGATTTCGCGAAAACCTCAATGGGATTCAGCGAGCAAGACCTGAAGGACGGTCAGTTCCGGTCTCACTCGACGCTGTACGGCAATTACGATGCACTCCCGGACGCGAACACATCGACGACCGATATCCACGGCACAGTGACCAACGTCACCAATTTCTCGACGGTGGCGCACGAGATCGGCCATTCGCTCGGTTTGCCGCATATCGGCGTCTCCCATAAGGATCCGCTCTGCAGCCTGGCCGTCCTCATGGACGACACCCTTCCCGCGGCAAGCAAGTCGACACTCCCGGCCCTCTTCAACGGCGGGAGCAATTCGAATGCCTGCTATGGACATCTTGCCCTGCCGGAGCGCGGCGCTAATATCATGGGCGGCGGAACCACGTTCGAGGCTTCCAACGCTGCGCCGTGGGCCGCCCGCATGGCGCTCCACACCGCGACGACCGCGACGGACTGGTCGGTCGAGACAAAACTTTCCGCCGCAACTCCGAAACCAGTTTGA
- a CDS encoding GNAT family N-acetyltransferase — MAEEDETPVMPTLETERLVLTPLTADDAAAMYPELSDSGLYEHMDADPPESEAQLAEYYRQLERRVSPDRDERWLHWIIRSRATGEPMGFVRATVAAGSLGIIAYTIFRRFHRQGFAGEATRAAISHLLDEEIEHFIARVNPRNEASRRLLTRLGFEVASSGTAPGTDLFFAADRQSLRLEPAAQV; from the coding sequence ATGGCCGAAGAGGACGAGACTCCTGTCATGCCAACGCTCGAAACCGAGCGGCTGGTTCTGACTCCGTTGACGGCCGACGACGCGGCGGCGATGTATCCGGAACTCAGCGATTCCGGGCTCTACGAGCACATGGATGCGGACCCGCCCGAGTCGGAAGCCCAGCTGGCGGAGTACTATCGCCAGTTGGAACGACGGGTTTCTCCCGATCGGGACGAACGCTGGCTGCACTGGATCATTCGCAGCCGCGCCACAGGCGAGCCGATGGGTTTCGTGCGCGCGACAGTGGCGGCAGGGTCGCTGGGAATCATCGCTTACACGATCTTCCGCCGGTTTCATCGCCAGGGATTTGCCGGAGAGGCGACCCGGGCCGCCATTTCCCATCTCCTCGATGAGGAAATCGAGCACTTCATCGCACGGGTCAATCCACGAAACGAGGCGTCGAGGCGGCTGTTGACCCGATTGGGCTTTGAAGTCGCGTCGAGCGGCACGGCGCCGGGGACCGACCTGTTTTTCGCGGCCGATCGCCAGTCGTTGCGATTGGAGCCGGCAGCGCAGGTGTAA
- a CDS encoding aldo/keto reductase: MQLRSLGTTGFNIAPLALGGNVFGWTADEPTSFAILDRFVEAGFNLVDTADVYSKWAPGHQGGESEIVLGKWFRQGGKREKIVLATKVGMELGPDRKGLSKRWITRSVEDSLRRLQTDVIDLYQSHLDDESTPLEETLAAYDGLIKAGKVRAIGASNYSAARLTTALEVSRKHNLPAYGCLQPLYNLYDRAVFEAELRDACLTNGVGVIPYFSLGAGFLTGKYRSEADLQGRARGKKVAEYLNERGLRILKALDAEAARMNAEPAQVALAWLIHRPGVTAPIVSATSTGQLDAVLKSASLKLDAEAIGNLDRASDESGSTGRRD, translated from the coding sequence ATGCAACTGCGCTCTCTCGGAACCACCGGCTTCAACATCGCTCCACTGGCGCTTGGCGGCAATGTGTTCGGTTGGACGGCTGATGAGCCGACATCGTTCGCGATCCTCGATCGCTTCGTGGAGGCGGGCTTCAACCTTGTCGATACGGCCGACGTCTATTCGAAGTGGGCCCCCGGTCATCAGGGAGGCGAATCCGAGATCGTTCTCGGCAAGTGGTTCCGGCAGGGGGGGAAGCGGGAGAAGATCGTTCTGGCCACCAAGGTCGGGATGGAACTCGGTCCCGATCGGAAGGGGCTGTCGAAACGCTGGATCACGAGGTCCGTCGAAGATTCCCTGCGCCGGCTTCAGACCGACGTCATCGACCTCTACCAGTCCCATCTGGACGACGAGTCGACGCCGCTCGAAGAGACGCTCGCCGCGTACGACGGACTGATCAAGGCGGGAAAGGTCCGGGCGATCGGAGCGTCCAACTACTCGGCGGCCCGGCTGACCACAGCCCTGGAGGTGAGCCGCAAGCACAACCTTCCGGCCTACGGCTGCCTGCAGCCGCTCTACAACCTTTATGACCGGGCCGTGTTCGAGGCGGAATTGAGGGATGCGTGTCTGACGAACGGCGTGGGAGTGATTCCCTATTTCTCACTCGGAGCGGGATTCCTGACTGGGAAATATCGGTCGGAGGCGGATCTGCAGGGCCGGGCGCGCGGCAAGAAAGTGGCCGAGTATCTGAACGAACGGGGCCTTCGAATCCTGAAGGCGCTGGATGCCGAGGCCGCACGGATGAACGCGGAACCGGCCCAGGTTGCGCTGGCGTGGCTCATTCATCGGCCGGGTGTCACCGCGCCGATCGTCAGCGCCACGTCGACCGGGCAGCTTGATGCCGTGCTGAAATCCGCCTCGCTCAAGCTCGACGCCGAGGCGATCGGGAACCTGGATCGCGCCAGTGATGAATCCGGGAGCACCGGCCGCCGGGATTGA
- a CDS encoding GNAT family N-acetyltransferase — protein sequence MRTLVTDRLTLEPLQAGHAEGMFAGLCDAELHRFLVERPPESVEWLRLRYQRLSRRQSDDGREQWWNWVLRLTHSGEFVGFVQATICESEAEIAYVVFRPYWSRGLASEAVARMIAELRSSGVSAVCACADRANLRSRRLLQRLGFEERPLPDWRREDGVDDCWYVLDGDALQRVAVHEHPALTAEPTRECRTSRPSP from the coding sequence TTGCGGACGCTCGTCACAGACCGGCTGACCCTCGAGCCGCTGCAGGCGGGGCATGCGGAGGGAATGTTCGCCGGGCTCTGCGATGCCGAACTGCATCGGTTTCTTGTCGAGAGGCCGCCGGAATCTGTCGAGTGGCTGCGGCTGCGGTATCAGCGCTTGAGCAGGCGGCAGTCCGACGATGGTCGCGAGCAGTGGTGGAACTGGGTGCTGCGCCTCACCCACAGCGGCGAATTCGTCGGGTTCGTGCAGGCGACGATCTGCGAGAGCGAAGCGGAGATTGCCTACGTGGTCTTCCGGCCGTACTGGTCGCGCGGGCTCGCCAGCGAGGCAGTGGCCCGGATGATCGCGGAACTGCGGAGCAGCGGCGTGTCGGCGGTCTGCGCCTGCGCGGACCGGGCCAATCTGCGTTCACGGCGGTTACTGCAGCGGCTCGGATTCGAGGAGCGACCGTTGCCCGACTGGCGTCGCGAGGACGGAGTGGACGACTGCTGGTACGTGCTCGATGGCGACGCGCTGCAGCGTGTGGCCGTCCACGAGCACCCCGCGCTTACTGCCGAGCCCACGCGGGAGTGCCGAACCAGTCGTCCATCTCCTTGA
- a CDS encoding sulfatase family protein: MMTPCAIVLAAVRVRRSAGRLLLLGLLLIPLPVLQAADTPRRPNILWLVGENLSHDLGCYGAKNVHTPRLDALAAGGQRFTRVFATNPACAPSRSAFFTGMYQTTTDTHHMRSHRTDDFRLPDGVRPVTHRLKDAGYFTANIKTVAGHSVGTGKLDLNFVNEGPIYDEGAADWSVLKSHQPFFAVVNAEESEYDIYDRQSKSKQRVEWVGEREHVPHARPDSVTPPPYYPDHPVVREEWARYLNSVSGMDLRFGRVLDQLRADGLEDSTVILFFGDNGRLEPRGIHWCYDNGLRVPMIVKWPASFDPPAHYQSGTVDDRVISLIDVTATTLSIAGAAVPATLHGRPFLGGAAAGSRRYAFAARDRIDETRQRIRSVHDERFHYIRTLSTGPTFSSLNRYKEKCFAIMPVMRELHAQGRLTGPALELMQRTGPCEELYDTQADPHEIRNLLGSELPEHREALARLRAALETWMVETGDRGAIPEPDSVVAPFVKEMDDWFGTPAWARQ, translated from the coding sequence ATGATGACTCCCTGTGCCATCGTGCTTGCCGCCGTCCGCGTCCGCCGTTCTGCCGGACGTCTACTGCTTCTCGGGCTGTTGCTGATCCCTCTCCCGGTGCTTCAGGCGGCTGACACGCCCCGCCGCCCGAACATTCTCTGGCTCGTCGGCGAGAACCTCTCGCACGACCTCGGCTGTTATGGCGCAAAGAACGTCCACACCCCGCGGCTCGATGCCCTCGCCGCCGGCGGGCAGCGGTTCACGCGGGTGTTCGCCACGAACCCCGCCTGTGCCCCGAGCCGGTCCGCCTTCTTCACCGGCATGTACCAGACGACGACCGACACGCATCACATGCGGTCGCACCGGACGGACGACTTCCGGCTTCCCGACGGCGTCCGCCCCGTCACCCACCGCCTCAAGGACGCCGGATACTTCACCGCCAACATCAAGACCGTCGCAGGCCACAGCGTCGGCACCGGCAAGCTGGACCTAAATTTCGTGAACGAAGGGCCGATCTACGACGAAGGGGCCGCCGACTGGAGCGTTCTGAAAAGTCACCAGCCCTTCTTTGCCGTCGTGAATGCTGAGGAATCGGAGTACGACATCTACGACCGCCAGAGCAAATCGAAGCAGCGCGTTGAATGGGTGGGGGAGAGGGAGCACGTTCCACACGCCAGGCCCGACTCCGTCACGCCGCCACCTTATTACCCTGATCACCCCGTCGTTCGCGAAGAGTGGGCGCGGTACCTCAATTCCGTTTCCGGGATGGATCTGCGGTTCGGTCGAGTCCTCGACCAGCTCCGCGCCGATGGCCTCGAGGACAGCACCGTCATCCTCTTCTTCGGTGACAACGGACGCCTCGAGCCTCGCGGCATCCACTGGTGCTATGACAACGGGCTCCGCGTCCCGATGATCGTCAAATGGCCGGCGTCGTTCGATCCTCCTGCGCATTACCAATCGGGGACCGTGGATGACCGCGTGATCAGCCTGATCGACGTGACCGCGACGACACTCTCCATCGCCGGAGCCGCGGTCCCTGCGACCCTGCACGGCCGGCCGTTCCTCGGTGGCGCCGCCGCCGGATCTCGCCGCTACGCCTTCGCCGCCCGTGACCGGATCGATGAAACCCGCCAGCGCATCCGCTCGGTCCACGATGAGCGCTTCCACTACATCCGCACGCTCAGCACCGGCCCGACCTTTTCCTCACTCAACCGCTACAAGGAGAAGTGCTTCGCCATCATGCCCGTCATGCGGGAGCTGCATGCCCAGGGCCGCCTCACCGGACCGGCCCTGGAACTCATGCAGCGCACCGGACCGTGCGAAGAACTCTACGACACGCAGGCCGATCCCCACGAAATCCGGAACCTGCTCGGCTCCGAGTTGCCCGAACACCGCGAAGCCCTGGCACGTCTGCGGGCGGCACTCGAGACCTGGATGGTCGAAACCGGCGACCGCGGCGCGATTCCCGAGCCGGATTCCGTGGTCGCGCCGTTCGTCAAGGAGATGGACGACTGGTTCGGCACTCCCGCGTGGGCTCGGCAGTAA